The proteins below come from a single Psychrobacter sp. PL19 genomic window:
- a CDS encoding site-specific recombinase, with protein MSGIKYILQQITALSEVPDPSVLKRLIDELRVSEKEPALANEKIQVLIDILRQHPEYGDGLASFVLKLIIEYRQIALYTDTGIMSDEGFFSSLRRLVGHRFLPLLPQDDSVVELVGYLFNKKQDEQWLANIDKDKWDTLVELFKVKEEHLDLVATTKNSILNAIVILSYRISGIGLHPDLMEAYPQILNYSASFVAQNQEAVLFVNQYRQAHELDSLTDITPEQAVNPAPLLVMLEQCEGIVATVRKRIYKTGISIRLTNMMLRLDQSLQRMRVLTELVAADALKRDRAIIELIQTLVITANRRYSIGYLIDNNTKLLSRKVTDNASRVGEHYISTDKSGYQKMFRKASIGGFIIAFMATIKIVTYQLAIAPMVRAFVNSMIYGLGFVFIHIVHGTVATKQPAMTAAAIASTISDSSGKKSHQLTKLSELVVDILRTQFIAIMGNIMMAIPVALIISFAWLHYTGTPMINADKAGHLLHELDPFRSLALPHAAIAGVYLFLSGLIAGYYDNLAVYNNIGARIRRHWLLQYLLPKSWLQRLGGFIETNLGAIMGNFIFGVFLGSTATIGFLFGLPIDIRHIAFASANLAHGLFNLSATQMNWEVILLSILGVALIGMVNLIVSFSLALFVALRSKEVKFFEWSRLTKQIFSHMITHPTDFFWPRDKPMKYARIDSQGHMIFDDSAAQNSGKPLPSNYVVRRLSDVKIFPKSMQADTQGKQATTDIYYDNQPKSNNTGSNLNNNEERATHTTTAQILSKKVIDLDDGLIDSELNSVPYSDDIQYDKTTKTLGAISDGRQNSDHESSDGKAAGDTKMPLPKPKKPPNLPH; from the coding sequence GTGTCAGGAATAAAATACATTTTACAGCAGATTACTGCCTTGAGTGAAGTGCCCGATCCTTCGGTGCTCAAACGCTTGATCGATGAATTGCGAGTATCTGAAAAAGAACCAGCGCTTGCCAACGAGAAGATCCAGGTCCTCATCGATATTTTGCGTCAGCATCCAGAATATGGAGATGGGCTTGCAAGCTTTGTCTTAAAGCTTATTATTGAGTACCGCCAAATTGCCCTGTATACCGATACAGGTATCATGTCAGATGAAGGATTTTTCAGTAGCCTACGCCGCTTAGTCGGCCACCGTTTTTTACCGTTATTACCGCAAGATGATTCAGTCGTTGAGTTGGTTGGTTATTTGTTCAATAAAAAACAAGATGAGCAGTGGCTCGCCAATATTGACAAAGACAAATGGGACACCCTAGTTGAGTTATTTAAGGTTAAAGAAGAGCACTTAGACTTGGTCGCTACCACCAAGAACAGTATATTGAACGCTATCGTTATTCTGTCCTATCGTATTAGTGGTATTGGGCTGCATCCTGATTTGATGGAAGCTTATCCACAAATACTGAACTACTCAGCGTCCTTTGTTGCTCAAAATCAGGAAGCCGTATTATTCGTTAATCAATATCGGCAGGCGCATGAGCTAGATAGCTTGACCGACATTACACCTGAACAAGCGGTTAACCCTGCTCCCCTATTGGTCATGCTTGAGCAGTGTGAAGGTATCGTCGCCACCGTGCGTAAGCGTATTTATAAAACCGGTATCTCTATTCGTCTGACCAATATGATGTTACGACTGGATCAAAGCTTACAGCGCATGCGAGTCTTGACTGAATTGGTGGCGGCTGACGCGCTTAAGCGTGATAGAGCAATTATTGAACTGATTCAAACACTAGTGATTACTGCCAATCGACGCTATAGCATCGGCTATCTAATCGATAACAATACCAAGCTGTTATCACGTAAAGTCACTGACAATGCCAGCCGGGTCGGTGAACATTACATTAGTACTGATAAGTCAGGCTATCAAAAAATGTTTAGAAAAGCCTCGATTGGTGGCTTTATCATTGCCTTTATGGCTACTATTAAAATAGTGACTTATCAGCTGGCGATTGCGCCCATGGTTCGTGCCTTTGTAAACAGCATGATTTATGGTCTAGGCTTTGTCTTCATTCATATTGTTCATGGTACGGTAGCAACCAAACAGCCCGCTATGACCGCTGCCGCTATTGCTTCGACCATCTCTGATAGCTCTGGAAAAAAATCACATCAGCTGACTAAACTATCAGAGCTAGTGGTCGATATCTTGCGAACTCAGTTCATCGCTATTATGGGCAATATAATGATGGCGATACCCGTGGCGCTGATTATCTCGTTTGCGTGGCTGCACTATACGGGCACACCGATGATTAATGCGGATAAAGCAGGGCATCTGTTGCATGAGCTAGATCCTTTTCGCTCATTGGCTCTACCTCATGCCGCCATTGCTGGGGTCTATTTGTTTTTGTCTGGGCTTATTGCCGGCTATTATGATAATTTGGCCGTTTATAACAATATTGGTGCGCGAATTCGCCGGCATTGGTTATTACAGTACTTATTACCTAAGTCATGGCTTCAACGTTTGGGTGGTTTTATAGAAACCAATCTCGGCGCTATTATGGGCAATTTTATCTTTGGGGTATTTTTAGGCAGTACCGCCACCATCGGCTTCTTATTTGGCTTGCCAATTGATATTCGACATATTGCTTTTGCTTCCGCAAACTTGGCACATGGTCTATTTAACCTATCGGCCACACAGATGAATTGGGAAGTGATTTTACTGTCTATCCTTGGGGTCGCGCTGATCGGTATGGTCAATTTAATAGTCAGTTTCTCACTGGCACTATTTGTTGCTTTGCGCTCTAAAGAAGTCAAATTCTTTGAATGGAGTCGTTTAACCAAACAAATTTTTAGCCATATGATTACGCATCCCACAGACTTTTTCTGGCCACGCGATAAACCTATGAAATACGCGCGCATCGATAGCCAAGGTCATATGATTTTTGACGATAGCGCAGCACAAAATAGTGGTAAGCCGCTGCCCAGTAATTATGTGGTCAGACGTTTGTCTGATGTGAAGATATTCCCTAAATCTATGCAAGCCGATACCCAGGGTAAGCAAGCAACGACAGATATATATTATGACAATCAGCCAAAAAGTAATAACACTGGCAGTAATTTGAACAACAATGAAGAAAGGGCCACTCATACTACAACAGCCCAGATCCTATCTAAAAAAGTAATAGATCTCGACGATGGCTTGATAGATAGTGAGCTTAACAGTGTCCCCTATAGCGATGATATACAATATGATAAGACGACTAAGACACTTGGTGCGATCAGTGATGGCCGACAAAATAGTGATCACGAAAGCTCCGACGGCAAGGCTGCTGGAGATACCAAGATGCCACTTCCTAAACCCAAAAAACCGCCCAACCTACCCCATTAA